Proteins encoded by one window of Superficieibacter sp. HKU1:
- a CDS encoding GNAT family N-acetyltransferase, with protein sequence MDELIIELFADATEYNLNEFDCGEETLNRFLFEHLSRQHHRKILRGYVLRTTGPVPAVLGYYTLSGSCFEKASLPSKTQQKQIPYRNVPSITLGRLAVDKRLQGQGWGTMLVTHAMKVIFGASQTVGIHGMFVEALNDNARAFYLSLGFIPLSGENNHALFYPVKSIESLFASDIA encoded by the coding sequence GTGGACGAGTTAATTATTGAGCTTTTTGCTGACGCGACAGAATATAACCTCAACGAATTTGACTGCGGCGAAGAGACATTAAACCGCTTTTTATTTGAACACCTCAGCCGTCAGCACCATAGAAAAATCCTGCGTGGCTATGTGCTCAGAACCACAGGGCCTGTTCCTGCTGTTTTAGGGTACTACACGCTTTCCGGAAGCTGCTTTGAAAAAGCGTCTCTTCCCTCAAAAACACAGCAGAAACAAATACCTTATCGAAACGTACCCAGCATCACGCTCGGGCGTCTGGCCGTAGACAAAAGGCTTCAGGGTCAGGGATGGGGAACCATGCTTGTAACCCATGCTATGAAGGTTATTTTTGGCGCATCTCAGACTGTTGGCATCCACGGCATGTTTGTGGAGGCGCTAAATGATAACGCCAGAGCATTTTATCTCAGCCTGGGGTTTATTCCGCTATCAGGCGAGAACAATCATGCGCTCTTTTATCCTGTGAAATCCATTGAATCGCTTTTTGCGTCAGATATAGCGTAA
- the livK gene encoding high-affinity branched-chain amino acid ABC transporter substrate-binding protein LivK, which yields MKRNAITLIAGIITLACAHTAMAEEIKVAVVGAMSGPVAQWGDMEFNGARQAIKDINAKGGVKGNKLVGVEYDDACDPKQAVAVANKIVNDGIQYVIGHLCSSSTQPASDIYEDEGILMITPGATNPELTQRGYQYIMRTAGLDSSQGPTAAKYILETVKPQRIAIIHDKQQYGEGLARSVQDGLKKGNANIVFFDGITAGEKDFSALIARLKKENIDFVYYGGYYPEMGQMLRQARSVGLKTQFMGPEGVGNASLSNIAGDAAEGMLVTMPKRYDQDPANKGIVDALKADKKDPSGPYVWITYAAVQSLATAMDRSGSQEPLDLVKDLKAHGANTVIGPLNWDEKGDLKGFEFGVFQWHADGSSTVAK from the coding sequence ATGAAAAGGAATGCAATAACGCTTATCGCGGGCATCATTACGCTGGCCTGTGCGCACACAGCGATGGCGGAAGAGATCAAAGTCGCCGTTGTCGGCGCGATGTCCGGTCCGGTAGCCCAGTGGGGTGATATGGAGTTCAACGGCGCACGCCAGGCGATTAAAGACATCAATGCGAAAGGCGGCGTAAAGGGCAACAAGCTGGTCGGCGTGGAATATGACGACGCGTGCGATCCAAAGCAGGCGGTAGCCGTTGCCAACAAAATTGTTAACGACGGTATTCAGTACGTTATCGGGCATCTCTGCTCCTCCTCAACGCAGCCTGCCTCTGATATCTATGAGGATGAAGGCATCCTCATGATCACGCCGGGGGCGACTAACCCTGAACTTACTCAGCGAGGCTATCAGTACATTATGCGTACTGCCGGGCTGGATTCGTCGCAGGGGCCGACCGCTGCAAAATATATTCTGGAAACGGTGAAGCCACAGCGTATCGCCATCATTCACGACAAGCAGCAGTACGGCGAAGGGCTGGCGCGCTCGGTGCAGGATGGCCTGAAAAAAGGCAATGCTAATATCGTCTTCTTTGATGGCATCACCGCCGGGGAAAAAGATTTCTCCGCGCTGATTGCCCGCCTGAAGAAAGAGAACATCGATTTCGTGTATTACGGCGGCTACTACCCGGAGATGGGGCAAATGTTGCGCCAGGCGCGTTCCGTCGGCCTGAAAACGCAGTTTATGGGCCCGGAAGGCGTGGGGAATGCATCGCTTTCTAACATCGCCGGTGATGCGGCGGAAGGGATGCTGGTCACAATGCCAAAACGCTATGACCAGGATCCGGCGAACAAAGGTATTGTAGACGCGCTGAAAGCTGACAAAAAAGATCCGAGCGGACCTTACGTCTGGATCACCTACGCTGCCGTGCAGTCGCTGGCAACGGCAATGGATCGCAGCGGCAGTCAGGAACCGCTGGATTTGGTGAAAGATTTGAAAGCGCACGGGGCAAATACCGTGATTGGGCCGCTGAACTGGGATGAAAAAGGCGATCTGAAGGGATTTGAGTTTGGTGTCTTCCAGTGGCACGCCGATGGGTCTTCCACGGTAGCCAAATAA
- the livF gene encoding high-affinity branched-chain amino acid ABC transporter ATP-binding protein LivF, which produces MEKEMLSFDNVNAHYGKIQALHDVSLTINQGEIVTLIGANGAGKTTLLGTLCGDPRATSGRIVFDGKDITDWQTAKIMREAVAIVPEGRRVFSRMTVEENLAMGGFFADRDQFQSRIKWVYELFPRLHERRIQRAGTMSGGEQQMLAIGRALMSQPRLLLLDEPSLGLAPIIIQQIFDTIEQLREQGMTIFLVEQNANQALKLADRGYVLENGHVVLSDTGDALLANEAVRSAYLGG; this is translated from the coding sequence ATGGAAAAAGAGATGTTGTCCTTCGATAACGTGAACGCCCACTACGGTAAAATTCAGGCGCTGCACGACGTCAGCCTGACAATCAATCAGGGCGAAATCGTCACCCTGATCGGCGCGAACGGCGCGGGAAAAACCACGCTCCTCGGCACCCTGTGCGGCGATCCACGCGCGACCAGCGGCCGTATTGTGTTTGACGGTAAAGACATTACCGACTGGCAAACGGCGAAAATTATGCGCGAAGCGGTGGCGATCGTCCCGGAAGGGCGTCGTGTCTTCTCACGCATGACGGTAGAGGAGAACCTGGCGATGGGTGGCTTCTTTGCCGATCGCGACCAGTTCCAGAGTCGTATTAAATGGGTCTATGAACTGTTTCCGCGCCTGCACGAGCGCCGTATTCAGCGTGCCGGCACCATGTCCGGCGGCGAACAGCAGATGCTGGCGATAGGCCGCGCGCTGATGAGCCAGCCGCGCCTGCTCTTGCTGGACGAACCCTCCCTGGGACTGGCGCCGATCATTATCCAGCAGATTTTCGACACCATTGAGCAACTGCGCGAACAGGGAATGACCATCTTCCTCGTTGAGCAGAACGCCAATCAGGCGTTGAAGCTGGCGGATCGCGGCTACGTGCTGGAAAACGGTCACGTGGTGCTGTCTGATACCGGTGACGCCCTGCTGGCGAATGAGGCGGTGAGAAGCGCCTATTTGGGCGGGTAA
- the livH gene encoding high-affinity branched-chain amino acid ABC transporter permease LivH, with amino-acid sequence MSEQFLYFLQQMFNGVTLGSTYALIAIGYTMVYGIIGMINFAHGEVYMIGSYVSFMIIAALMMMGIDTGWLLVAAGFIGAIVIASAYGWSIERVAYRPVRSSKRLIALISAIGMSIFLQNYVSLTEGSRDVALPSLFNGQWTVGSSENFSASITTMQLVIWIVTFVAMLALTIFIRYSRMGRACRACAEDLKMASLLGINTDRVIALTFVIGAAMAAVAGVLLGQFYGVINPYIGFMAGMKAFTAAVLGGIGSIPGAMIGGLILGVAEALSSAYLSTEYKDVVSFALLILVLLVMPTGILGRPEVEKV; translated from the coding sequence ATGTCCGAGCAGTTTCTCTATTTCTTGCAGCAGATGTTTAACGGCGTCACGCTGGGAAGCACCTACGCGCTGATCGCCATCGGCTATACGATGGTTTACGGCATTATCGGCATGATCAACTTCGCTCACGGCGAAGTTTACATGATTGGTAGCTATGTCTCCTTTATGATCATCGCCGCGCTGATGATGATGGGTATTGATACCGGCTGGCTGCTGGTAGCCGCCGGGTTCATCGGGGCAATCGTAATTGCCAGCGCCTACGGCTGGAGCATCGAACGGGTGGCCTACCGGCCGGTGCGTAGCTCCAAGCGCCTGATTGCGCTGATCTCCGCCATCGGGATGTCGATCTTCCTGCAAAACTATGTCAGCCTGACCGAAGGTTCGCGCGATGTGGCGCTGCCCAGCCTGTTTAATGGTCAGTGGACCGTCGGCAGCAGCGAAAACTTCTCTGCCTCCATTACCACCATGCAACTGGTGATTTGGATTGTGACTTTCGTGGCAATGCTGGCGCTGACGATTTTCATCCGCTATTCACGGATGGGACGCGCCTGTCGCGCCTGTGCGGAAGACCTGAAAATGGCAAGTCTGCTGGGCATTAATACCGACCGGGTCATTGCCCTGACCTTCGTGATCGGCGCGGCGATGGCAGCGGTAGCGGGTGTGCTGCTCGGACAGTTCTACGGCGTAATTAACCCCTACATCGGTTTTATGGCCGGGATGAAAGCCTTTACCGCCGCGGTGCTCGGCGGCATCGGCAGCATTCCGGGGGCGATGATCGGCGGCCTGATTCTGGGTGTGGCCGAAGCGCTCTCCTCCGCCTACCTGAGTACGGAATATAAAGATGTGGTGTCGTTTGCTCTGCTGATCCTGGTGCTGCTGGTCATGCCGACCGGTATTCTGGGCCGCCCGGAGGTAGAGAAAGTATGA
- the panM gene encoding aspartate 1-decarboxylase autocleavage activator PanM, with amino-acid sequence MKLTIIRLETLSAQDYVDLGKIWPEYSPSSLRVDDTHRLYAARFNERLLGAVRVTLSGTEGALDSLRVREVTRRRGVGQYLVEEVVRDNPGIASWWMADVGVEDRGVMAAFMQALGFTAQANGWVKR; translated from the coding sequence ATGAAACTGACTATCATCCGTCTGGAAACACTGAGCGCTCAGGATTACGTCGATCTGGGTAAAATCTGGCCGGAGTATTCACCCTCTTCACTACGCGTTGATGACACGCATCGTCTCTACGCGGCGCGATTTAATGAACGGTTGCTCGGCGCGGTCCGCGTGACGTTAAGCGGCACCGAAGGCGCACTGGATTCCCTGCGCGTGCGTGAAGTCACCCGCCGTCGCGGCGTCGGTCAGTATCTGGTGGAAGAGGTTGTGCGCGATAACCCTGGCATCGCCTCCTGGTGGATGGCGGATGTCGGCGTGGAAGACCGGGGCGTGATGGCGGCGTTTATGCAGGCGCTGGGCTTTACCGCACAGGCGAACGGCTGGGTGAAGCGATAG
- a CDS encoding DUF2207 domain-containing protein produces the protein MEVQENITVISLGKEIRRGIFRTLPLSWHRPDGKMFSVDYQIQSVSRNEVAEPYSLEASGKTLTVRIGNTDRTLKPGIYRYEIRYQVSNHFSRFSDGDELYWNVTGNDWNWPISQASFHLQLPDAAGYLNEDGKDTRLRSIDVYTGPLGAKQHNAILRPDGGVETSQPLKKGEGLTVVYTWPRTVLARAPTPQATAPLAHVLLPTLNTSILWLPVLLMGLYYLLWWWRNVTPDGLKMPPVTPQYSLPAGMSPGYLRFITRRIYDDVAFTSDLLGLVAKGGMTLSMTSDNAPSLTRLSAGGNPRLTADDQKLLNILFGGNGSRIDLRIARQPMVNHARKWLTQRCEAQRELLFRKWGKPVRRCILLALFIPLICGIFFNTPVAVLTLPGLLMLIPGLILLLVFLIAIFNPRETGRNRGLVLLFSFLFGAGLITGCTVFLSAMLPPLEQIPAGYPGALAVAIVLCLLFCWITPRYTQRGLNALAMAKGLKRYLKTAEKHHHQTVYQPRQTILSFESLLPAALALGVGKSWTNGFTAYLSGIGATSTAFSGADWTHLHHLNHAIYSSSQEMPTFNSHSGSSDSGSSGSDSGSGGSGSSDSGSSGGGSGGGGGGGW, from the coding sequence ATGGAAGTGCAGGAAAATATCACCGTGATTTCGTTGGGCAAGGAGATCCGGCGCGGTATTTTTCGCACTCTTCCCCTCTCCTGGCATCGTCCTGACGGCAAGATGTTCAGCGTCGATTATCAGATCCAGTCTGTTTCTCGTAACGAGGTAGCGGAACCTTACAGCCTTGAAGCCTCAGGCAAGACGCTGACGGTGCGTATTGGCAACACCGATCGCACGCTGAAGCCAGGCATTTACCGCTATGAAATTCGCTATCAGGTCAGCAACCATTTCAGCCGTTTTTCTGACGGGGATGAGCTTTACTGGAACGTAACGGGCAACGACTGGAACTGGCCCATTAGCCAGGCCAGTTTTCATCTGCAATTGCCTGACGCGGCGGGTTATTTGAATGAAGACGGTAAAGATACCCGTCTGCGCTCAATAGATGTCTATACTGGGCCACTGGGGGCAAAACAGCATAATGCCATTTTGCGCCCTGATGGCGGCGTTGAAACCTCGCAGCCGCTGAAAAAAGGGGAAGGTCTGACCGTTGTTTATACCTGGCCGCGCACGGTACTTGCCCGGGCACCCACCCCGCAAGCCACTGCGCCCCTGGCGCATGTGCTGTTGCCGACGCTGAATACCAGCATACTGTGGCTCCCTGTGCTGCTGATGGGGTTGTATTACCTGCTCTGGTGGTGGAGAAACGTGACGCCAGACGGACTGAAAATGCCGCCTGTGACGCCGCAATACAGCCTCCCCGCCGGTATGTCGCCGGGCTACCTGCGCTTTATCACCCGCCGGATTTATGATGATGTGGCTTTTACCAGCGATCTGCTGGGGCTGGTAGCCAAAGGAGGTATGACGCTCAGTATGACCTCCGACAACGCCCCATCGTTAACCCGTCTGTCTGCCGGAGGGAATCCACGTTTAACGGCGGACGACCAGAAATTACTGAACATCCTTTTTGGCGGTAATGGCAGCCGTATCGATCTGCGCATCGCCCGTCAGCCGATGGTCAACCACGCGCGTAAATGGTTAACTCAGCGCTGTGAAGCGCAACGGGAACTGCTTTTCCGGAAATGGGGTAAACCCGTACGTCGCTGTATTTTGCTTGCCCTGTTCATTCCCCTGATTTGTGGAATATTTTTTAATACTCCGGTCGCAGTACTGACGCTGCCGGGACTGCTTATGCTGATTCCGGGACTGATACTTTTGCTGGTCTTCCTGATAGCGATCTTCAATCCGCGCGAAACCGGACGTAACAGAGGTTTGGTGCTGCTGTTTTCGTTTTTATTCGGCGCGGGTTTAATTACAGGATGTACGGTGTTCCTTTCGGCCATGCTGCCTCCCCTTGAGCAGATCCCGGCAGGTTATCCCGGCGCACTCGCCGTCGCTATCGTACTGTGCCTGCTTTTTTGCTGGATCACCCCGCGTTATACCCAGCGCGGACTGAATGCGCTGGCGATGGCAAAAGGGCTGAAGCGCTACCTCAAAACGGCGGAAAAACATCACCACCAGACGGTTTACCAGCCCCGTCAGACGATACTCAGTTTTGAAAGCCTGCTGCCTGCCGCGCTGGCGCTCGGCGTGGGAAAATCCTGGACGAATGGTTTTACGGCATATCTGAGCGGCATCGGCGCGACATCAACCGCATTCTCCGGCGCTGACTGGACGCATCTGCATCATCTTAACCACGCTATTTACAGTTCTTCTCAGGAGATGCCGACGTTTAACTCGCACAGCGGCTCATCCGATTCAGGCTCCAGCGGGTCGGATTCAGGTTCAGGCGGGTCGGGGTCATCGGACAGCGGTTCGTCCGGCGGCGGTTCGGGAGGCGGCGGTGGTGGCGGGTGGTAG
- the livG gene encoding high-affinity branched-chain amino acid ABC transporter ATP-binding protein LivG: protein MSQPLLSVNGLMMRFGGLLAVNNVSLELHPQEIVSLIGPNGAGKTTVFNCLTGFYKPTGGTIMLRDQHLEGLPGQQIARMGVVRTFQHVRLFREMTVIENLLVAQHQQLKSGVFSGLLKTPSFRRAQSEALDRAATWLERIGLLAHANRQASNLAYGDQRRLEIARCMVTQPEILMLDEPAAGLNPKETKELDELIVELRSHHNTTILLIEHDMKLVMGISDRIYVVNQGTPLANGTPEQIRNNPDVIRAYLGEA, encoded by the coding sequence ATGAGTCAGCCATTATTATCCGTTAACGGCCTGATGATGCGTTTTGGCGGCCTGCTGGCGGTCAATAACGTCTCGCTGGAGCTGCATCCACAGGAGATTGTCTCGCTTATCGGTCCCAACGGCGCGGGCAAAACCACGGTCTTTAACTGCCTGACCGGTTTTTATAAACCGACCGGCGGCACCATTATGCTGCGCGATCAGCATCTGGAAGGGCTACCGGGCCAGCAAATTGCACGCATGGGCGTGGTGCGAACTTTCCAGCACGTGCGCCTGTTCCGTGAGATGACGGTGATTGAAAACCTGCTGGTGGCGCAGCATCAGCAGCTGAAAAGCGGCGTCTTCTCCGGCCTGCTGAAAACCCCGTCCTTCCGCCGCGCCCAGAGCGAGGCGCTGGATCGTGCGGCCACCTGGCTGGAGCGTATTGGTTTATTAGCACACGCTAACCGTCAGGCCAGCAACCTGGCGTACGGCGATCAGCGTCGTCTGGAGATTGCGCGTTGCATGGTCACGCAGCCGGAGATCCTGATGCTGGATGAACCCGCAGCGGGTCTGAACCCGAAAGAGACCAAAGAACTGGACGAGCTGATCGTGGAATTGCGCAGCCATCACAACACCACCATCCTGCTGATTGAGCACGATATGAAGCTGGTGATGGGCATCTCCGACCGCATTTATGTCGTCAATCAGGGTACGCCGCTGGCCAACGGCACGCCGGAGCAAATTCGTAATAACCCGGACGTGATCCGCGCTTACCTGGGTGAGGCATAA
- a CDS encoding DUF1778 domain-containing protein codes for MPVLKKQRIDLRLSDDDKGMIEEAAVLTNQTITQFMLRSASERAAQVIEQHRRMVLNDESWARVMDALSNPPEPNEKLKKAARRLQNME; via the coding sequence ATGCCTGTACTAAAGAAACAGCGCATTGATCTCAGGCTCAGCGATGACGATAAAGGCATGATTGAAGAGGCGGCTGTACTCACCAACCAGACAATCACTCAATTTATGCTGCGCAGCGCGTCTGAACGTGCCGCACAGGTGATTGAACAACATCGTCGGATGGTCCTGAATGATGAATCGTGGGCGCGTGTGATGGATGCACTCAGCAACCCACCTGAACCCAATGAAAAACTGAAAAAAGCAGCCAGACGTCTACAAAACATGGAGTAA
- the livM gene encoding branched chain amino acid ABC transporter permease LivM — MKPMHFVMALLSAAMFFVLASVFMGVQLELNGTKLVVDTAADIRWQWIFIGTAVVFFFQLLRPAFQKSLKSVSGPKFVLPAIDGSTVKQKLFLLALLVIAVAWPFMVSRGTVDIATLTMIYIILGLGLNVVVGLSGLLVLGYGGFYAIGAYTFALLNHYYGLGFWTCLPLAGLVSAAAGFLLGFPVLRLRGDYLAIVTLGFGEIVRILLLNNTEVTGGPNGISQIPKPTLFGLEFSRSAREGGWDTFSNFFGVKYDPSDRVIFLYLVALLLVVFSLFVINRLLRMPLGRAWEALREDEIACRSLGLNPTRIKLTAFTISAAFAGFAGTLFAARQGFVSPESFTFAESAFVLAIVVLGGMGSQFAVILAAVLLVVSRELMRDFNEYSMLMLGGLMVLMMIWRPQGLLPMTRPQLKLKNGQVKGEQA, encoded by the coding sequence ATGAAACCGATGCATTTTGTCATGGCGTTGCTTTCTGCCGCGATGTTCTTCGTGCTCGCCAGCGTCTTTATGGGCGTTCAGCTGGAGCTGAACGGGACAAAACTGGTGGTCGATACGGCGGCGGACATCCGCTGGCAGTGGATTTTTATCGGTACGGCGGTGGTCTTTTTCTTCCAGCTATTGCGTCCGGCATTCCAGAAGTCGCTGAAAAGCGTCTCCGGGCCGAAGTTTGTCCTGCCAGCGATTGATGGCTCAACGGTTAAGCAGAAGCTGTTTCTACTGGCGCTGCTGGTGATTGCCGTAGCGTGGCCGTTTATGGTCTCGCGCGGAACGGTGGATATCGCCACCCTGACCATGATTTACATTATTCTCGGCCTGGGGCTGAACGTGGTGGTCGGGCTGTCCGGCCTGCTGGTGCTTGGCTACGGCGGCTTCTATGCTATCGGTGCCTACACTTTCGCGCTGCTCAATCACTATTACGGTCTCGGCTTCTGGACCTGCCTGCCGCTGGCGGGACTGGTGTCGGCGGCGGCGGGCTTCCTGCTCGGCTTCCCGGTGCTGCGCCTGCGTGGCGACTATCTGGCGATTGTGACCCTGGGGTTCGGTGAAATCGTTCGTATTCTGCTGCTCAATAATACTGAAGTGACCGGTGGCCCGAACGGCATCAGCCAGATCCCGAAACCGACGCTGTTTGGTCTGGAGTTCAGCCGCAGCGCGCGTGAAGGCGGCTGGGATACCTTCAGCAACTTCTTTGGCGTGAAATACGATCCGTCTGACCGGGTGATTTTTCTTTATCTGGTGGCGCTGTTGCTGGTGGTGTTCTCGCTGTTCGTGATTAACCGCCTGCTGCGCATGCCGCTGGGCCGCGCGTGGGAAGCCCTGCGCGAAGACGAAATCGCCTGCCGCTCGCTGGGCCTGAATCCGACGCGTATTAAGCTGACCGCCTTTACCATCAGCGCTGCTTTCGCAGGCTTTGCCGGCACGCTGTTTGCCGCACGCCAGGGATTCGTCAGCCCGGAATCCTTTACCTTCGCCGAGTCGGCGTTTGTACTGGCGATTGTGGTACTGGGCGGCATGGGATCGCAATTTGCGGTGATCCTGGCGGCGGTCCTGCTGGTGGTATCGCGCGAATTGATGCGTGATTTTAACGAATACAGCATGTTGATGCTGGGTGGCTTAATGGTTCTGATGATGATCTGGCGCCCGCAGGGGCTTCTGCCGATGACCCGTCCGCAGCTAAAACTGAAAAACGGTCAGGTGAAAGGAGAGCAGGCATGA
- a CDS encoding 4-aminobutyrate--2-oxoglutarate transaminase, producing the protein MSNESLNQRRLQATPRGIGVMCGFYAERAENATLWDSEGKEVIDFAAGIAVLNTGHRHPDVVAAIEKQLQAFTHTAYQIVPYESYILLAERINARVPIDGVAKTAFFTTGAEAVENAVKIARAYTRRPGIIAFGGGFHGRTSMTLALTGKVAPYKTGFGPFPGSVFHALYPNELHGISTSEALKSLERIFKADIGPDQVAAIILEPVQGEGGFNIAPPDFIQALRALCDTHGILLIADEVQSGFARTGKLFAMEHYAQKADLITMAKSLAGGMPLSAVAGRADVMDAPAPGGLGGTYAGNPLAIAAAHAVLDVIDAEQLCTRARELGAHLVEVLNNARSECAFIVDVRAQGSMVAVEFNDPQTGQPSPEFTRQVLEASLAEGLLLLSCGVYGNVIRFLYPLTIPEAQFRKALEIIYRALTR; encoded by the coding sequence GTGAGTAATGAATCACTCAATCAGCGACGTTTACAGGCAACGCCGCGCGGCATCGGCGTTATGTGCGGCTTCTACGCCGAACGGGCAGAAAACGCGACGCTGTGGGACAGTGAAGGAAAAGAAGTTATTGATTTTGCAGCCGGTATCGCCGTGCTGAATACCGGACATCGCCATCCGGACGTGGTGGCCGCTATCGAAAAGCAACTTCAGGCTTTCACCCATACCGCTTATCAAATCGTTCCGTATGAAAGCTATATTTTGCTGGCCGAGCGTATTAATGCCCGGGTGCCGATCGATGGCGTGGCCAAAACCGCGTTCTTCACCACCGGCGCGGAAGCGGTCGAAAATGCGGTAAAAATAGCGCGCGCTTATACCCGGCGTCCCGGCATTATCGCCTTTGGCGGCGGCTTCCACGGGCGTACCTCCATGACCCTCGCGCTGACCGGCAAAGTTGCGCCTTACAAAACAGGCTTCGGCCCGTTCCCCGGTTCCGTTTTTCACGCGCTTTATCCGAACGAACTGCACGGCATCAGCACGTCTGAGGCACTGAAAAGTCTCGAACGTATTTTTAAAGCTGATATCGGGCCGGATCAAGTCGCCGCTATTATTCTGGAGCCGGTGCAGGGAGAGGGCGGATTTAACATCGCGCCGCCCGATTTTATTCAGGCGTTGCGTGCGTTGTGCGACACCCACGGCATTTTGCTGATTGCCGACGAGGTTCAGAGCGGCTTTGCCCGTACCGGCAAACTGTTTGCGATGGAACACTACGCGCAAAAAGCGGATCTTATTACCATGGCGAAAAGCCTGGCGGGCGGGATGCCGCTCTCCGCCGTGGCCGGGCGCGCAGACGTGATGGATGCGCCCGCGCCGGGTGGCCTGGGCGGGACGTATGCGGGTAATCCGCTGGCGATTGCTGCCGCACACGCGGTACTGGACGTGATTGACGCAGAGCAGTTGTGCACCCGCGCCCGCGAACTGGGGGCGCATCTGGTGGAAGTGCTTAATAACGCCCGATCAGAGTGCGCATTCATTGTCGATGTTCGTGCGCAAGGCTCAATGGTCGCCGTCGAGTTTAACGATCCGCAGACCGGCCAGCCTTCGCCAGAGTTTACCCGACAGGTGCTGGAAGCTTCACTGGCCGAAGGACTGCTGCTATTAAGCTGTGGCGTCTACGGCAACGTCATCCGTTTTCTCTACCCGCTGACGATCCCGGAAGCGCAGTTCCGCAAGGCGCTGGAGATTATTTATCGCGCGTTAACGCGCTAA
- the livJ gene encoding branched chain amino acid ABC transporter substrate-binding protein LivJ, with the protein MKMKGKALLAGCIALSLSNMALAEDIKVAVVGAMSGPVAQYGDQEFTGAEQAVADINAKGGVKGNKLTIVKYDDACDPKQAVAVANKVVNDGIKYVIGHLCSSSTQPASDIYEDEGILMITPAATAPELTARGYKLILRTTGLDSDQGPTAAKYILEKVKPQRIAIVHDKQQYGEGLARAVQDNLKKGNANVVFFDGITAGEKDFSTLVARLKKENIDFVYYGGYHPEMGQILRQARAAGLKTQFMGPEGVANVSLSNIAGDSAEGMLVTKPKNYDQVPANKPIVDAIKAKKQDPSGAFVWTTYAALQSLQAGLNQSDEPEEIAKYLKANKVETVMGPLSWDEKGDLKGFEFGVFDWHANGTATDAK; encoded by the coding sequence ATGAAAATGAAGGGTAAAGCGTTACTGGCAGGATGTATCGCGCTGTCGTTAAGCAACATGGCGCTGGCTGAAGACATTAAAGTGGCCGTGGTCGGCGCAATGTCAGGCCCGGTAGCGCAGTATGGCGACCAGGAGTTTACCGGCGCTGAACAGGCCGTCGCCGATATCAACGCCAAAGGCGGCGTGAAAGGCAACAAACTGACCATCGTAAAATATGACGATGCCTGCGACCCGAAACAGGCGGTGGCGGTGGCAAACAAAGTGGTTAACGACGGCATCAAATATGTTATCGGTCACCTGTGTTCTTCTTCTACTCAGCCCGCGTCGGATATCTATGAAGACGAAGGCATTCTGATGATCACGCCAGCGGCAACCGCGCCGGAACTGACCGCCCGTGGTTACAAGCTGATCCTGCGTACTACCGGTCTGGATTCCGATCAGGGGCCGACCGCCGCGAAATATATTCTTGAGAAAGTGAAGCCGCAGCGTATCGCGATTGTTCACGATAAACAGCAGTACGGCGAAGGTCTGGCGCGCGCGGTTCAGGACAACCTGAAGAAAGGCAACGCGAACGTGGTGTTCTTTGACGGTATCACCGCCGGTGAGAAAGATTTCTCCACCCTGGTGGCGCGTCTGAAGAAAGAAAACATCGATTTCGTTTACTACGGTGGTTATCACCCGGAAATGGGCCAGATCCTGCGCCAGGCGCGTGCGGCGGGTCTGAAAACGCAGTTTATGGGACCGGAAGGGGTAGCGAACGTCTCACTATCTAACATCGCCGGTGATTCTGCCGAAGGGATGCTGGTCACCAAGCCGAAGAACTACGATCAGGTTCCGGCTAACAAACCAATTGTGGATGCTATCAAAGCGAAGAAACAAGATCCGAGCGGCGCATTCGTGTGGACTACCTACGCAGCGCTGCAATCTCTCCAGGCCGGTCTGAACCAGTCTGACGAGCCGGAAGAGATCGCTAAATACCTGAAGGCGAACAAAGTCGAAACGGTGATGGGGCCGTTGTCCTGGGATGAGAAAGGTGACCTGAAAGGCTTTGAATTCGGCGTTTTCGACTGGCACGCCAACGGCACGGCGACCGACGCGAAGTAA